gtcttaaagtaatgatggactgaccttcatgtcttaaagtaatgatggactgaccttcatgtcttaaagtaatgatggactgaccttcatgtcttaaagtcatgatggactgaccttcatgtcttaaagtaatgatggactgaccttcatgtcttaaagtcatgatggactgaccttcatgtcttaaagtaatgatggactgaccttcacgtcttaaagtaatgatggactgaccttcatgtcttaaagtcatgatggactgaccttcatgtcttaaagtcatgatggactgaccttcatgtcttaaagtcatgatggactgaccttcatgtcttaaagtcatgatggactgttgttgctctttgcttatttgagctgttcttgccataatatgaacttggtattttaccaaatagggctcttctgtataccacccctaccatgtcacagcgaaactgattggctcaaacgcattaagaaggaaagaaattccacaaattaactttcaacaaggcacacctgttaattgaaatgcattccagctcatgtagctggttgagagaatgccaagagtgtgtaaggctgtcatcaaggcaaagggtggcgagtttgaagtatctcaaatataacatgtattttgatttgtttaacactttctttggtaactacatgattctatatgcgtttcatagttttgatgtcttcactattattctacaatgtagaaaatagtagaaaataaagaaaaacccctgaatgagtaggtgtgttagaaacttttgactggtactgaatgtgtgtatatattcTCATTATAAACCACTTGCTGTGCACTGAAGGACCATACAGGAGTGTATTTGTTCATGTAAGAAGAAGAATTTATAGACTAGGCAGAATTCACACCTGGCTAAATAAATGAACTGGTGTACCTAAGAGTTGGGAAATATAATTATTCTCTCACATACTGGATTGGATTCCACACAGCAAGATTTTTATTTTAGAAGGAAAAATGATCCGTATTGAAATCACTCTAGTAGTGTTTATTGGTCCACAATTACTCCGCAAAAACAGCTAAACTAAATGTCATCCCTGTTGCCACTAGAGATGAACAGCTTCCGTTGGTCTCCATGCAGGAAGTGGTAAAAGATCATGTTGTTAATAACTGACCTGCTGAATCAATCAATTCTCTCTCTGTGCAGTGAACGGTGGAGTCCTGGAGGTGCTGGAGCTCCCAGAGGGCATCAGTCGTACGGAGGCAGACTCTCTCCTGGGGGAACTGTACAGAGGAGGGGCCATGATCAAGTGGTTGTCTGAGACCCAACAGCACCAACACCAGTCTGGTGAAACCCTGCTGAAGCACTGTGGGGCTGGGGGGGACGGTAACAACGGtgacacaaacactgacactactTCCTGTTCCAAACCCCCCAGTAGTAACCATAACGACCTGGCGTCCACCTACACCATCCTGGCTGTGTTTCCCTCCAGGTACGCAGCTCAGAACGCCTTGCTCAGACACAGTGGCCCTGCTGGCCCTGGGCCCCTTCTTACCACCACGTTCAAACTCAGAACTAGCAAGAGACACTCTGATGAGTTTCACAACCAGGAGAGGACCACCTCTCAATAGCAGGGTGGGGTGCTGTATCCAGCCAACCTGGAGAGGACTTGCTCTCAAAAGCAGGGTGGGGTGCTGTATCCAGCCAACCTGGAGAGGACTTGCTCTCAAAAGCAGGGTGGGGTGCTGTAGCCAGCCAACCAGGAGAGGACCACCTCTCAATAGCAGGGTGGGGTGCTGTAGCCAGCCAACCAGGAGAGGACCACCTCTCAAAAGCAGGGTGGGGTGCTGTAGCCAGCCAACCAGGAGAGGACCACCTCTCAATAGCAGGGTGGGGTGCTGTAGCCAGCCAACCTGGAGAGGACCACCTCTCAATAGCAGGGTGGGGTGCTGTAGCCAGCCAACCTGGAGAGGACCACCTCTCAAAAGCAGGGTGGGGTGATATGTTACTAAGGCCCCTGAGAGGTTGTTCTAGGGGCTCCCACGGGCTGCTATGAGGGGCTGCCGGTCACGGGCCCTCGCCATGGCCCCTCCACCACACCTCCACCTCTACTGCTGCCATCGGCCAACCAATCAAACACCCCTCTTCTGCAAGCATCACTCACTAGTCTCCACTCCCCACCGGACTGACAGGCAGACTGATGGAGTATCACTCGGTTGGCATTATCTAACAGCTTCTTCACTTGAGTTGTAGAGGCTTTCTGGGAATGTGTTAATGCCTTGGGAACGTTCTCTACTTTTTGAGatgaaaatgtgtaaaaaaaggATCGGACAACACACCAATGTTgaaacacaaagacacagacagaaaaacaggaaGTTCCAAAAGTGTCATATTTTATTTGCAGACAGAACGTGGTAAAGGAAGCAGCATGTTTTATTTAGTTTTATGTTTGTTAAAAGCTGCAGTCAGAACACCCAAAGCagggttgtactcattcattacaagAGGATAATATACCAAGTGTCTCTCTTTGGGCCGGATTCTGATTTTGAGATCTGCAACGAATAACTCCAGATTTCAGTTTAAAATGTCCCGTTGATTTACACGAAAGCCTGAGTTGTGCCGGCGTATAATATCAAGTTAGGATTCGGCCCGTAGAGTCAGTCTCCCGTTAGCCAGTTGGTGTGCTGCTACAACAGAAGATTAGTCTTCTAGAACAaggttgtgtcccaaacggcaccccatttccctatatagtgcactactcaggtcccatagggctgtggtcttatgagccctatgggacctggtctaaagtagtgcactatctagcgaatagggttccatttggaacatagCCCAACAGAATGGTGCCTTCTAAATGGGCTCGGGTGCCactatccatccctctccccaaCACCCCTAAAGACAAGACACCCCATCCAATTCCATTTGTATAAACTCTGACCCACCAATTTCTTTCACAATGAATCATCACTGATATGGTAGCTAAATTATTCTCACTTTTCTACACAGTAAATGGTATCTTTGCACTGGCACAAgggagaaatgtttgttttgataGTGGTTTATCGTTTTTAAGGAAAAGAGGAGAAGAACCTTGGTGCATCTCATTGATGGTTTATTCTATTTGAGCTATTCTAAAATGAATGTCCTTCTCACCaacctcctccaaccctctctgtTCAGTCCACCCATTCCCTGCTTATGTATCAAATGGCATTCCCTatcggccctggtcaaaagtagtgcactatatagggtggcCAGGCCAAATTCCTTTCATGTTTAGTTCGTTTTACCGTTCGTATCCTATCAGAAGGGTCACTGGAAAAGTGTGCATTATTCACAACACAACCCCCATCACACCCAAACAAATGTCTATTTAAGATGGTTGTTGGTGGTGGATTCAGGAGAGATGTCCAGTCTGCTGGTGCAAGATGTTTTTATTTCTGTTTGAAACCAATAAATGTTTACACCAAAACCATGTGCTTTGTCATTTCAACAACACTCCTGTCGTTTGACAAAATATGAGATTATTTCTGCTTGCTTCATTACCaccatacaggtaactgccaacatagtgtcttcatagggtgttgggccaccatgagccagAACTGCTTCAATGCACCGTGGCATAGATTATACAAGTGTCAAACTCTGTCGGAGGGATGCAACGCCATTATTCCaaaatttggtgttttgttgatggtggaaaATGCTGTTTCATTCACTTCTCCAGAATCTCTCAAAAGTGTTCAATTTGGTCGCTATCTGGTGACAGActgccatggcatatggtttagatcgtttttcatgctcatcaaaccattccgTGACCACTTGTGCATGGGGACATTGTCATCCTAAGGAGGCATAGCCATGGTTACCAAAATAATGAcctgcccagcatttttttttatacactttagcatgatgggatgttaattgaaccacacctgtgtggaagcaccagctttcaatatactttgtatccctcatttactttagtgttttcattattttggtagttacctgAATAATTTATCATATTAGCTACAGTAATTGTGTTCTTGTATAAACATCGATTTTAACATGGTTTGTTCTCCGTATGATATCATCATCCAACGTAACATATAAAAGCCCCAGAGAAAACGCTACCTTCAATATTGTGGTTGTCATCCTACAAGGAGAATCTGTGATATATGTTTGTTTCTTGTTCCGATAGTATGAACCGAATTTCAAGATTGGATCGACAGTGCCCACTGGTGGACTTGTTGTTATTACTTTTTCACTACCCCAGATGCTCAACTCGGTGGAAAATCTGTCTTCCTCCAGTAGGTGGCGTATGTTCATTGTTTCGCGCATCAAGCAAACTATAATTTGTATGGAGATGTGCGTTTACACATGTTGACCATACTTGCTACAAAGTTACAGAACGCTAAACCAACAACTACACAAACtgaaattggatacattgtaaacgCAGGTTCAACGAGAAAAAAAACTTGGCTGGCTAAGAGACATTTTTTTGGAGCATCTGATGACCTAACGTGGTGAGTGATGAACATGAACTTCTCTGGTCGCTGTACTGTTCTGTCAAATCCTCTCTCATGTTTCTAGTATGACCAGCGGTTTTCAGTAACaagtatttatgtatttattcagTTATCATATTGGCAGGTTTGATAGCTTCTAGCCTAGTGTTGTTATATGCAATGCGATCTCCTCGTAACAGTCAGTGTTCACGGGTGTCCTGACGAGAAGGAAAACTTTTAGAACTATGTCAGGCAAAGTCGGTCATtatcagctcattgttatggatgtatcttAATGAGTTGAACAGCTAACAAgttactgttattactgttattctGTCTGCAGACTAGGTCGTGATTGTGTTCGTCGTAGCTGGCTGGCAAACGAGATAGTAACGTTATGGCAACGGAGCATAAggacgaacgactgggtcgcgtctctagcaACCAACAAATGAGAAAGTATGAATTCGCTTATATAAATGAAAATATAAACGAAACAAATTTTATTTCAACCGGTAAATATGTGCTTCGTATTGTTTTCTTTGGCAACTGTGGTATACGCGGgataaacagcttaaacaaacgcaACGGAATAAACGTTATTCTTGGTGCGGAGGTGGTGACTGTGTGTAGCCGTAGTTGTCTCGGAGGCGTTTACGTATCCACCAATCCACAGAACGGATAGGCGGGAGCTAGACAGCCCGTGGTGGCGCGTTGGGCGGAGAGACCTGTAATTATCTTGTTATGCAGCGATCAAAACAACTGGGACTTCAGTGCGTTTAAAACAAGATCACTGACCTCATGATTTGATCTCGTATTTTTCAGAGATCCCAGTTGTTTCGAACTCGGCATCAATATGTCTATAATTATTGAGTAGACGCAGGTCTAGCATCCGCGTATCCACCTGAAATCCATAAAGcagaaatgctaaactgaccttagatcaggcATTCTACTCCGATTCACACATCGAAACCGAAACAAGGTAAATGCGTTTGGTTTTTATATTGTCAATGGCAGTCGACATATACTACATCTCGCTCTGAGTTGAAATTAGTGTTGTTTAAACTGAAACGGGTAAGTTCTACTTCATGCATGATAGATCCAGTTTTCTGCTAAGTTATGGCATGATttagggtgcgttcgtaaattcactctggctatctactccgatttcagagcactctcgtctgagtgccagaacgaacgctcaacaccggttaaatatgaccggtgtcagtcaacgtcaaaatatttttttttgccagcagcacagttacagtcaccaatgctctagataacatgacaaccgcctaaccagctctgctaagttgagtaaaatggtcagagtgaggcgTTCCCTAATTCTTGTCTGGacgtagctagcaagctagctaactttagccagttagcttgggtgcgtGACTGCCGTTGTGTGGTCataacgctcggatcaaccccaCTCCTGACCAGAGCCTCCAGTGTGGCTCTAAACGCGCATAGAGCAAAACGCTttgaatttacgaacgcccagaggccactcagacactccagagcgaatttacgaacaCCCAGAGGCCAATCAGacactccagagtgaatttatgaaCACCCAGTGgccactcagacactccagagtgaatttatgaaCACCCAGAGGCCAATCAGacactccagagtgaatttatgaaCACCCAGAGGCCAATCAGacactccagagtgaatttacgaacgcccagaggccactcagacactccagagtgaatttatgaaCACCCAGAGgccactcagacactccagagtgaatttatgaaCACCCAGAGgccactcagacactccagagtgaatttacgaacacccAGAGGCCAATCAGacactccagagtgaatttatgaaCACCCAGTGgccactcagacactccagagtgaatttatgaaCACCCAGAGGCCAATCAGacactccagagtgaatttatgaaCACCCAGAGGCCAATCAGacactccagagtgaatttacgaacgcccagaggccactcagacactccagagtgaatttatgaaCACCTAGAGGACATAGTCATAAATAGGCTAAACCTCCACATGACCATGGTTTATTTGCATACCATTCATTCTAGGTGATGAACCTCTcagaggagaacaggacagtcgtGGTCTCTGGTGTACCAGACACACTGTCCAGCAGCCGCATGGCAGACAAACTGGTTATTCACTTCCAGAGGTCCAGAAGCCACGGAGGAGATGTAGAAAACATCAAGTACCCGACCAGCTTCAAGGGGGTGGCTTTTGTTACATTTGAAAACACCAGAGGTAACAGAAATACTGTAACAAAAGTGTTCTTCGCTGGGATGTAGTTTTGTTACATATATGCCTATAGATCATAACAAAACAATTATTGTAACAGATGCTGAGATGGTAATCAGAAAGAAGCAGATAATGTGTGACAAGGAGTTCCCTCAAGACTACCCTATCACTGTATTCAAATTCACCCAAGACGTGAGTACAGTCAAGCAATCAGATCAATCAACAGTAAATGTTTCTATTCCAGCATGGAAGGAACAGTAGCACACAGTCCAATACACATACTGACTGATCCTATATTCATCATGCCATAGGTGTTGTTCTACGTGAACGCTAAAGTGGACCTGTCAATCTTCGGTGACGAGGAACAGCAGGAGACCGTGATCCAAAGCTTGCAGTCTGCTCACAGATCAGTGAGGATTTGCCTTCTACCCAGCCAGGAGGGTAAAGCTTCAGTGGAGGGACCCTTCTCTGCCATCAGGGACCTGAGAGAGGACCTGCTCCAGGGGGCCACTGCCAGCAGCAGCAGTCACCCAGGGGAGAAGCACGGGGCTCCATGGAGCTCTGGTTACTCCCTGACCTCAGTGGCAGCAGGGAATGGGGTATCCCAGGTCAGCAGCAGTCACCCAGGGGAGAAGCACAGGGCTCCATCGAGCTCTGGTTACTCCCTGACCTCAGTGGCAGCAGGGAATGGGGTATCCCAGGTCAGCAGCAGTCACCCAGGGGAGAAGCACGGGGCTCCATCGAGCTCTAGTTACTCCCTGACCTCAGTGGCAGCAGGGAATGGGGTATCCCAGGTCAGCAGCGGTCACCCAGGGGAGAAGCACGGGGCTCCATCGAGCTCTGGTTACTCCCTGACCTCAGTGGCAGCAGGGAATGGGGTATCCCAGGTCAGCAGCGGTCACCCAGGGGAGAAGCACAGGGCTCCATCGAGCTCTGGTTACTCCCTGACCTCAGTGGCAGCAGGGAATGGGGTATCCCAGGTCAGCAGCAGTCATGCCTGGGAAAAGCACAGAGCTCCATCTCCATCAAGCCATGATCATTCCCTGAGCTCTGTGGTAGCAGAGAGTAGGTCTTCCAGGGTCAGATCTGGTGATGGTGCTGAGGTGGACTTCCGGGTCAGCCGTTACACCTGGGAGAAGAAGAACAGGGCAGCTGCATCAAGCGCTGATCATTCTCTGTCAAGCTCTGTGGCAGGAGGGAGTGGGGCTTCTACAATAAATCAATCCTTGGAAAAGCACCGCAGTGCAGCTCCATCAAGCGCTGATCATTCTCTGTCAAGCTCTGTGGCAAGAGGGAGTGGGGCTTCTACAATAAATCAATCCTTGGAAAAGCACCACAGTGCAGCTCCAAGCTCTGATCATTCTCTGTCAAGCTCTGTGGCAGGAGGGAGTGGGGCTTCTACAATAAATCAAGCCTTGGAAAAGCACCGCAGTGCAGCTCCAAGCTCTGATCATTCTCTGTCAAGCTCAGTGGCAGGAGGGAGTGGGGCTTCTACAATAAATCAATCCTTGGAAAAGCACCGCAGTGCAGCTCCAAGCTCTGATCATTCTCTGTCAAGCTCAGTGGCAGGAGGGAGTGGGGCTTCTACAATAAATCAATCCTTGGAAAAGCACCGCAGTGCAGCTCCAAGCTCTGATCATTCTCTGTCAAGCTCAGTGGCAGGAGGGAGTGGAGAATCCAAGGTCGTCAGCATCAGTCACACATTAGAGAAGTACATCGCTCCATCAAGCTCTGATCAATCTCTGAGCTCCATGGCATCAGGGAGTGGGGAATCCAAGGTCATCAGCAGCAGTCACACATTAGAGAAGTACATCACTCCGTCAAGCTCTGATCAATCTCTGTCAAGCCCAGTGGCAACAGGAACTTCCAAGGTCATCTCAGGTGGTGATGTTGACATGGAAGAGGAGTCCACGTGGGTGGACACAAACCTATTTCTTTACATT
This genomic interval from Oncorhynchus clarkii lewisi isolate Uvic-CL-2024 chromosome 18, UVic_Ocla_1.0, whole genome shotgun sequence contains the following:
- the LOC139372405 gene encoding uncharacterized protein, translated to MNLSEENRTVVVSGVPDTLSSSRMADKLVIHFQRSRSHGGDVENIKYPTSFKGVAFVTFENTRDAEMVIRKKQIMCDKEFPQDYPITVFKFTQDVLFYVNAKVDLSIFGDEEQQETVIQSLQSAHRSVRICLLPSQEGKASVEGPFSAIRDLREDLLQGATASSSSHPGEKHGAPWSSGYSLTSVAAGNGVSQVSSSHPGEKHGAPSSSSYSLTSVAAGNGVSQVSSGHPGEKHGAPSSSGYSLTSVAAGNGVSQVSSGHPGEKHRAPSSSGYSLTSVAAGNGVSQVSSSHAWEKHRAPSPSSHDHSLSSVVAESRSSRVRSGDGAEVDFRVSRYTWEKKNRAAASSADHSLSSSVAGGSGASTINQSLEKHRSAAPSSADHSLSSSVARGSGASTINQSLEKHHSAAPSSDHSLSSSVAGGSGASTINQALEKHRSAAPSSDHSLSSSVAGGSGASTINQSLEKHRSAAPSSDHSLSSSVAGGSGASTINQSLEKHRSAAPSSDHSLSSSVAGGSGESKVVSISHTLEKYIAPSSSDQSLSSMASGSGESKVISSSHTLEKYITPSSSDQSLSSPVATGTSKVISGGDVDMEEESTWVDTNLFLYIQRFSKDQFDQCFRNHGVSAVFGDSDVADLTLISLRGRRDSKGLSEVQLTISELTDLVAVWQSTLRIHTIDYRRQDLRERKRLLQICAEANTLYEDVLYVQKELSVRVIGPSISSHLFTEWVKDRRDQPDKEVFL